One window of the Rosa rugosa chromosome 3, drRosRugo1.1, whole genome shotgun sequence genome contains the following:
- the LOC133737376 gene encoding uncharacterized protein LOC133737376: MEEKQLKNEAVKVWLDDLRDLIYDVDDILDKEGRSVVSLTLGTIHEIFPKHNLSKKLTGWLSKLLSAAGWEVLIKEVAQAIPLSPRNHDDRWIWSGDKKGQFIVKSAYHIARSRILDDHQGIPNSSAILWNQIWKAPVPGNVQICAWNAASNILPTRSRLSQKGIDIDTQCTFCEEEVESPIHALHDCTHAAKVVPMTIGWWADYKSARLCSASPIVQGRTSRWTKPPVGFIKLNVDAAFDLESGLTGLGGIFSKMAIEHQLTPLIVETDCKDLALAINGSSLDNFELGFLLHDLRDLLHEALAARVAFGRRTTNQVAHILAQEDKLDQFVLDFENTRTVSENKVPNSATSNFFS, translated from the exons ATGGAGGAGAAGCAACTAAAGAACGAGGCTGTGAAGGTATGGCTGGATGATCTCAGAGACTTGATTTATGATGTGGATGACATCTTGGACAAGGAAGGAAGGAGCGTCG TGAGCCTTACTTTGGGTACCATtcatgaaattttccctaaacaTAATCTCTCTAAGAAGTTAACAGGGTGGCTCTCCAAGTTACTTAGTGCTGCTGGGTGGGAGGTCCTAATCAAGGAAGTTGCTCAG GCTATCCCTCTTAGTCCTCGGAATCATGATGATAGATGGATTTGGAGTGGTGATAAAAAGGGTCAATTTATAGTGAAATCTGCATACCATATTGCTAGAAGCAGAATCCTTGATGACCATCAGGGAATTCCTAATTCTAGTGCAATTCTATGGAACCAAATTTGGAAGGCTCCTGTACCAGGCAATGTGCAAATTTGTGCTTGGAATGCGGCTTCAAATATTCTTCCTACGCGTAGCAGGCTCAGCCAAAAAGGTATTGACATTGATACCCAATGCACGTTTTGTGAGGAGGAAGTTGAATCCCCTATCCATGCACTGCATGATTGTACTCATGCAGCAA AGGTTGTGCCAATGACTATAGGCTGGTGGGCAGACTACAAATCTGCACGTCTTTGTTCCGCTTCTCCTATTGTTCAGGGAAGAACTTCTAGATGGACAAAGCCTCCAGTTGGTTTTATTAAATTGAATGTTGATGCTGCATTTGATTTGGAATCTGGGCTTACAGGTCTGGGCGGCATTTTTAGCAAG ATGGCTATTGAACACCAACTTACGCCATTGATCGTTGAAACTGACTGCAAGGATTTGGCATTGGCGATTAATGGATCTTCCTTAGATAATTTCGAATTGGGTTTTTTGCTTCATGATTTAAGAGACTTGCTGCACGAAGCTTTGGCAGCTAGAGTGGCTTTTGGTAGACGGACAACTAATCAAGTGGCTCATATTCTGGCTCAGGAAGACAAGTTAGACCAGTTTGTGTTAGACTTTGAAAATACAAGAACAGTTTCGGAGAACAAGGTACCCAACTCAGCAACATCAAACTTCTTTTCATAA
- the LOC133741240 gene encoding squalene synthase 2 isoform X1 — MGSLGAMLKHPDDIYPLLKLKMAARNIEKQIPPEPHWAFCYTMLHKVSRSFALVIQQLDTELRNAVCIFYLVLRALDTVEDDTAIETDVKLPILIDFHRHIYDAKWHFACGTKEYKVLMDEFHHVSTAFLELGKGYQEAIEDITKRMGAGMAKFICKEVETVDDYDEYCHYVAGLVGLGLSKLFHAAELEDLATDELSNSMGLFLQKTNIIRDYLEDINEIPKSRMFWPRQIWSKYVNKLEDLKYEENSDKAVQCLNDMVTNALIHMEDCLKYMSALRDPAIFKFCAIPQIMAIGTLALCYNNIEVFRGVVKMRRGLTAKVIDRTRTMADVYAAFYDFSSILKSKVDKKDPNATKTLSRLESVQKTCRDSGALINSRKSYIVKSEQSYNSALIMVMFLILAIIYAYVSASPRF, encoded by the exons ATGGGTAGTTTGGGGGCTATGCTGAAACACCCAGATGACATTTACCCTCTTTTGAAGCTCAAGATGGCGGCCAGGAACATCGAGAAGCAGATCCCTCCCGAGCCTCATTGGGCTTTCTGCTACACCATGCTTCACAAGGTCTCCAGGAGCTTCGCTCTCGTTATTCAGCAGCTCGATACGGAGCTCCGTAATGCT GTTTGTATTTTTTATCTGGTTCTTCGAGCTCTAGACACTGTTG AGGATGATACAGCCATAGAGACAGACGTCAAACTTCCTATCCTGATAGATTTCCATCGTCACATATATGATGCCAAGTGGCATTTTGCAT GTGGTACAAAGGAGTACAAAGTTCTCATGGACGAGTTTCATCATGTTTCAACTGCTTTTCTGGAACTTGGGAAGGG TTATCAGGAGGCAATTGAGGATATTACCAAAAGAATGGGGGCAGGGATGGCAAAGTTTATCTGCAAGGAG GTAGAAACAGTTGATGACTATGATGAGTACTGCCACTATGTGGCAGGACTTGTTGGTTTAGGTTTGTCCAAGCTTTTCCATGCTGCTGAATTGGAGGATTTGGCTACGGATGAACTTTCAAATTCAATGGGTTTATTTCTTCAG AAAACAAACATTATTCGAGATTATCTGGAGGATATTAATGAGATACCCAAGTCACGTATGTTTTGGCCCCGCCAGATCTGGAGTAAATATGTTAACAAACTTGAG GACTTGAAATATGAGGAAAACTCAGACAAGGCAGTGCAATGTCTGAATGACATGGTCACTAATGCTTTGATACATATGGAAGACTGCTTGAAGTATATGTCTGCTTTAAGAGATCCTGCTATATTTAAATTTTGTGCTATCCCTCAG ATCATGGCAATTGGCACACTAGCACTATGCTACAACAACATTGAGGTCTTCAGAGGTGTGGTGAAAATGAGGCGTG GTCTTACAGCAAAAGTTATTGACAGAACAAGAACAATGGCTGATGTCTATGCCGCTTTCTATGATTTTTCATCCATTCTAAAGTCCAAG GTTGACAAGAAGGATCCTAATGCTACAAAAACATTGAGCAGGCTGGAATCAGTGCAGAAAACATGCAGGGACTCTGGAGCCCTTATCAACAG CAGGAAATCATATATAGTCAAGAGTGAGCAAAGTTACAATTCAGCTTTG ATTATGGTGATGTTTCTCATATTGGCCATCATTTACGCTTATGTCTCTGCCAGCCCAAGATTCTAA
- the LOC133737377 gene encoding uncharacterized protein LOC133737377: MVICKPFGKHWQTIILLIWGLLVALSLRAIPITERLDRGTCSQAWQAEVGFSRVVNLFPSRSDHVPLLLEVEEAWGIPQIRDPMLRLCHKIKGVGGDLLEWDRIVFQSRRQEVESVRSQLNDLLQKPFDQNDIEVKQQLTRRLNELMSIDETYWRQRSRAIWLKDGDRNSRFFHKRASNRHQKNKIKGLFNDNGVWQDSKQGIESVVLDYFQSIFSSQVLDLDAQNLVLQTIGGGGQEGFLALKLDISKAYDRLEWVFLQKIMLKVGFVVAWVELIMFCLSTVRYSFLINEVPRGYVTQQRRLRQGDPIFPYLFLPCAEGLSALISHAVSFGQWQGLRICDGAPIISHLLFADDSMKYFNATSQDCSIIRDLLNIYEKAWGQQVNLHKSNVVFSGSMQPHLCVNLARILGVQVVDKHEKYLGIRTLVGRSKSDTFAYIKDKGKFYEWYPK; encoded by the exons ATGGTCATATGCAAGCCTTTTGGCAAGCATTGGCAGACTATCATCTTGCTGATATGGGGGCTGCTGGTGGCCCTTTCACTTAGAGCGATTCCAATAACAGAGCGCTTAGATAGAGGTACGTGTTCCCAAGCTTGGCAGGCGGAGGTTGGTTTCTCTAGGGTTGTGAATTTGTTTCCTAGTCGCTCTGACCATGTTCCCCTCCTCTTGGAG GTAGAGGAGGCTTGGGGTATACCCCAAATTAGGGATCCTATGCTTCGGTTGTGTCATAAGATCAAAGGAGTGGGTGGTGATTTACTAGAATGGGATAGAATAGTGTTCCAAAGCAGAAGGCAGGAAGTTGAGAGTGTTAGGTCCCAACTCAATGATCTGCTACAGAAACCCTTTGACCAGAATGATATCGAGGTCAAACAACAACTGACCAGAAGGTTGAATGAACTTATGTCCATTGATGAGACTTATTGGCGTCAGCGCTCTCGTGCAATTTGGCTCAAGGATGGGGATAGGAATTCAAGGTTTTTCCATAAGAGGGCATCTAATCGGCACCAAAAGAATAAAATCAAAGGGTTGTTTAATGACAACGGTGTGTGGCAAGATTCAAAACAAGGAATTGAGTCTGTTGTTTTGGACTACTTCCAATCCATCTTTAGTTCCCAGGTTCTGGATTTAGATGCTCAAAACTTGGTGTTGCAAACTATTGGAGGAGG GGGACAAGAAGGCTTCTTGGCACTCAAATTGGATATCAGCAAAGCCTATGATAGGCTGGAGTGGGTTTTTTTGCAGAAGATTATGCTCAAAGTGGGATTTGTTGTTGCATGGGTGGAGCTGATCATGTTTTGCTTATCTACGGTACGCTACTCTTTTCTTATTAATGAGGTACCTAGGGGATATGTGACACAGCAGCGTAGGTTGAGGCAAGGAGACCCTATCTTTCCTTATTTATTCTTGCCATGTGCTGAGGGTTTGTCTGCTTTGATTTCCCATGCCGTCTCTTTTGGTCAGTGGCAGGGCTTACGTATATGTGATGGAGCTCCCATTATTAGCCATCTACTATTTGCTGATGACAGTATGAAGTATTTTAATGCTACTTCTCAGGATTGTTCTATTATCCGTGACTTGTTGAATATTTATGAGAAGGCCTGGGGGCAGCAGGTTAATTTGCACAAGAGTAATGTGGTTTTTAGTGGCAGTATGCAACCTCATCTATGTGTAAATTTGGCGCGAATTTTGGGAGTGCAGGTGGTTGATAAGCATGAAAAGTATTTGGGTATTCGTACTCTAGTTGGCCGGTCCAAATCTGATACTTTTGCTTATATTAAAGATAAGGGAAAATTTTATGAATGGTACCCGAAGTAA
- the LOC133741240 gene encoding squalene synthase 2 isoform X2 — MGSLGAMLKHPDDIYPLLKLKMAARNIEKQIPPEPHWAFCYTMLHKVSRSFALVIQQLDTELRNAVCIFYLVLRALDTVEDDTAIETDVKLPILIDFHRHIYDAKWHFACGTKEYKVLMDEFHHVSTAFLELGKGYQEAIEDITKRMGAGMAKFICKEVETVDDYDEYCHYVAGLVGLGLSKLFHAAELEDLATDELSNSMGLFLQKTNIIRDYLEDINEIPKSRMFWPRQIWSKYVNKLEDLKYEENSDKAVQCLNDMVTNALIHMEDCLKYMSALRDPAIFKFCAIPQIMAIGTLALCYNNIEVFRGVVKMRRGLTAKVIDRTRTMADVYAAFYDFSSILKSKVDKKDPNATKTLSRLESVQKTCRDSGALINRKSYIVKSEQSYNSALIMVMFLILAIIYAYVSASPRF, encoded by the exons ATGGGTAGTTTGGGGGCTATGCTGAAACACCCAGATGACATTTACCCTCTTTTGAAGCTCAAGATGGCGGCCAGGAACATCGAGAAGCAGATCCCTCCCGAGCCTCATTGGGCTTTCTGCTACACCATGCTTCACAAGGTCTCCAGGAGCTTCGCTCTCGTTATTCAGCAGCTCGATACGGAGCTCCGTAATGCT GTTTGTATTTTTTATCTGGTTCTTCGAGCTCTAGACACTGTTG AGGATGATACAGCCATAGAGACAGACGTCAAACTTCCTATCCTGATAGATTTCCATCGTCACATATATGATGCCAAGTGGCATTTTGCAT GTGGTACAAAGGAGTACAAAGTTCTCATGGACGAGTTTCATCATGTTTCAACTGCTTTTCTGGAACTTGGGAAGGG TTATCAGGAGGCAATTGAGGATATTACCAAAAGAATGGGGGCAGGGATGGCAAAGTTTATCTGCAAGGAG GTAGAAACAGTTGATGACTATGATGAGTACTGCCACTATGTGGCAGGACTTGTTGGTTTAGGTTTGTCCAAGCTTTTCCATGCTGCTGAATTGGAGGATTTGGCTACGGATGAACTTTCAAATTCAATGGGTTTATTTCTTCAG AAAACAAACATTATTCGAGATTATCTGGAGGATATTAATGAGATACCCAAGTCACGTATGTTTTGGCCCCGCCAGATCTGGAGTAAATATGTTAACAAACTTGAG GACTTGAAATATGAGGAAAACTCAGACAAGGCAGTGCAATGTCTGAATGACATGGTCACTAATGCTTTGATACATATGGAAGACTGCTTGAAGTATATGTCTGCTTTAAGAGATCCTGCTATATTTAAATTTTGTGCTATCCCTCAG ATCATGGCAATTGGCACACTAGCACTATGCTACAACAACATTGAGGTCTTCAGAGGTGTGGTGAAAATGAGGCGTG GTCTTACAGCAAAAGTTATTGACAGAACAAGAACAATGGCTGATGTCTATGCCGCTTTCTATGATTTTTCATCCATTCTAAAGTCCAAG GTTGACAAGAAGGATCCTAATGCTACAAAAACATTGAGCAGGCTGGAATCAGTGCAGAAAACATGCAGGGACTCTGGAGCCCTTATCAACAG GAAATCATATATAGTCAAGAGTGAGCAAAGTTACAATTCAGCTTTG ATTATGGTGATGTTTCTCATATTGGCCATCATTTACGCTTATGTCTCTGCCAGCCCAAGATTCTAA